One genomic segment of Amycolatopsis sp. Hca4 includes these proteins:
- the mutM gene encoding bifunctional DNA-formamidopyrimidine glycosylase/DNA-(apurinic or apyrimidinic site) lyase: MPELPEVEVVRLGLQAHVAGRTIREAEVLHPRAIRRHALGADDFTLRLAGTRVEAARRRGKYLWLELSDKEALLAHLGMSGQMLVQPEGAPDEKHLRVRLRFDDDGPELRFVDQRTFGGLALDDLSDIGGDVLLPDTIAHIARDPMDPQFDLDTAVRALRSRRTEVKRALLDQTLVSGIGNIYADEALWRARLHWSRPTEKLTMAKGRELLTAASDVMNAALGAGGTSFDALYVNVNGQSGYFDRSLDAYGQEGLPCHRCGTAIRREPFMNRSSFSCPRCQRRPNSGR, encoded by the coding sequence ATGCCCGAACTTCCCGAGGTCGAAGTGGTCCGCCTGGGTCTGCAGGCGCACGTCGCGGGGCGGACCATCCGCGAGGCGGAGGTCCTGCACCCGCGCGCCATCCGCCGGCACGCACTGGGCGCGGATGACTTCACGCTGCGGCTCGCCGGCACCCGCGTCGAAGCGGCGCGGCGGCGGGGCAAGTACCTGTGGCTGGAGCTGTCCGACAAGGAGGCGTTGCTGGCCCACCTGGGGATGAGCGGGCAGATGCTCGTCCAGCCGGAGGGCGCGCCGGACGAGAAGCACCTGCGGGTCCGGCTGCGCTTCGACGACGACGGGCCGGAGCTGCGCTTCGTCGACCAGCGGACGTTCGGCGGCCTGGCGCTGGACGACCTCAGCGACATCGGCGGCGACGTGCTGCTGCCGGACACGATCGCCCACATCGCCCGCGACCCGATGGACCCGCAGTTCGACCTCGACACGGCGGTGCGCGCGCTGCGGTCGCGGCGCACGGAGGTCAAGCGGGCCCTGCTGGATCAGACGCTGGTGTCGGGCATCGGCAACATCTACGCGGACGAAGCGTTGTGGCGCGCCCGCCTGCACTGGTCCCGCCCGACGGAGAAGCTGACCATGGCGAAGGGCCGCGAGCTGCTGACGGCGGCGTCGGACGTGATGAACGCGGCCCTGGGCGCGGGCGGCACGTCGTTCGACGCGTTGTACGTGAACGTGAACGGGCAGTCGGGGTACTTCGACCGCTCGCTGGACGCGTACGGCCAGGAGGGGCTGCCGTGCCACCGCTGCGGCACGGCGATCCGGCGGGAGCCGTTCATGAACCGCTCGTCGTTCTCGTGCCCGCGGTGCCAGCGGCGGCCGAACTCGGGTAGATAA